TATATAGCATGTAGGTAGCTTTTAATGCATAACAGACCAGAAATATATGATGTAACGACAACAAAAGAAGCTCAATTTCATAAAAATGATTGAATATAAAAAGACATCTCTTGCAATAGTTGGAGCTTGGCGTATACTTTGATGCGCCTCTAAACCGAAAAAGTGTATTTCTAGTCTTTCCTATGAGACATCTTAGACTTTCATGTCTACATCGACTCTTTAGGGATTTCACCCACAATGCTACAGTGACACAAAGATGAAAAAGACGGTGAAACATCGCACAGACACAGGAGcttgctgtatgtgtgttaaaTGTTGTAGTATCTCTCAGCGGAGTGTCAAAATGACGCAACAAGAGATGCAAAGGAACCTTTAATAAGACATCTTATGAATGTATAAtgtagcatttaaaaaaacttttttagaATGAAATCTCAGAATTCCAATTGTTTTTCTCATAGTAATGATGATGAATGCAACAGTGTTTTtctcatttgtttcatttttttttactcagaaAAAAGAATTCTGAAAAATACAGTATATCTCAgaattttgatttgatttcaaaattaatatataataatttggccctctttttcctcctcataatagtttttttttctcagaaagcagaattttcagaaaaaaagttttcagaATTCGGAACATCCAACGTcagacttttttctttctttttaaatataaaaaatattataaaatataaattggAATAATTGAATAATTAAATCATACtaataatatattaaatgtttatatatggatatatgtatatatgaattcaatttaaattaatatattttgtataatatattaataatttatattgtatttaatttttatttatataattattttttaagatgaacagaaacaaattaaattaaattaaattacaattttgtttgaaagaataagaaaaattCTGAAAGTCAGAATTGGatttattaaataattaattaatttaattatttttacagGGTTTAAATAGTCTGCCTCCCCTTTCATAAAAAATGTGTTACAGGCAGGCATCATGTGACTGCTACTggatatttaaaaacataaataggCATCAAGGTGTTGTCCATTGTATTTCGATATTATTTgtcatatatacacacaaaaaaacctttTAATCCCTCCTATGAATCTTTAAAAGCCTTATATATGAGTCGTTGAATTTACTATAGAGGAGggaggttttattttgaaataaaatacGGACAGGAAGTAACTTCTAAGGAGGGTGTTCGACCAAAAAACACACGGATTTATCGCGAGACTACCTCATTAGCAGGTCTTGTATGGGAAAAGTTTGAATGTCTGGAGGTTTGATGGAGGACGATGAACAAAAGGTGTTTGACGTGAAATACGTCACGGTACAGGGCGGACGGTGCTTAGATGGAGCTTAGAGGCTTACGTCAGCGAGTCTGAGCGAGGACAGCGAGGTGAGTGAGTTACTTTACGTGACATACGTAAGGCTAATGTTAGCACGTTGCTATTGCTTTAAACTAGCTTCTAGCATCAAAGCATGAATAAAAAAACGGCTAATCTCACATACAGGAAGTGGTGAGTTTAATTCAGTATGTGATTTCAGCTGTGTGCTTTCATAGAaactttttaaaacaaatatttaaattaaaattgtatgttttctgtaTATTGTGCTCATAATACCAGGATCTGTGGGTCTAAACagagttatgtgtgtgtttatgtgtcctCCAGTGTCTGTTCTGACAACATGAAGTCCACAAATCTAccttcatctctccctcctcctcctcctctgctgttgttgctgctgctcttgGATATGAGCCACGTCTCCCTTCAGGAAAGCCGCAAGCCCAATTTTGTCCTGATGATGGTGGATGACCTGGGTATAGGGGACCTgggttgctatggcaacaaaaCATTGAGGTAAACACAGGCCAGACTGTCAAAGGCTTTATTTTATGTGTAGTGATAAAAATGTAGGTCACAGTATGTAGCAGGCACAACCTTTGTATTTAGGAAGATTTAATGTAGGTAAATAATTTTCTAGCTTTTTTTATGAGGgttattaaaatctgaaaaacaaaaaatcaaacaaaacagaaaaattaatgaaattaaattcatatatatatatatatatatatatatatatatatatatatatatatatatatattttaataacaaaaatatttaaacaagtGTGTAAAAATGCAAGTTTCCCtttgtccttgaatgcatcttAGGTGTATATCTAATCAGAACTGTTTGATTTcacatatttaatataaaacatttcTAAAAACTCACTTATTGCAATGGTTAGAATTTTTTTAAAACGTTTTTAAGTAAATAATTACAAATCATCATAAACACATCATAAACAAACTGTCTTTGATTGATAAAGATTATAAACTGAGTTAGCATGTGGCTAATTCAAAGGCTCGCCTATTAGCCTGAAGATACCCATCAAAGtaatgtttgttgtgtgtaaaGAATCCATTAGCATTGTAAATATGGCTGTTTGTGGTAGAACTGCACTTTTGGATGAACAAATATCCCAGAGGAAACAGTCTTGAATATTTTAAAATTGAATATTCTACTGTCATCCCAGTTCACATTTACATGTTAAAGTATGAAATTCagactcatatatatatatatatatatatatatatatatatatatatatatatatatatatatatatatatatatatatatatatattctttatttttaatataatgttTGAGGGCAAAGATTGAGATTATTGTTTACACGACCAACAAAGATGCACAAAAGTGCTGGtatctttttatttaattataattatgCTAATAATGTGATTATCTAGGACCCCCAATATTGACCAAATGGCACTGGAAGGGGTTAAGCTGACCCAGCACATCGCTGCGGCCAGCGTCTGCTCGCCCAGCAGAGCGGCGTTCCTCACCGGACGTTACCCGATACGATCAGGTTAGTTCAACAAtacctctacacacacacacacacacacacacagttttaggTTTTATcccagttctctctctctctcttttaacaGGTGTCGTTGGTACATCACAGCTTGTAGTCTTTATATTTAATGGTGCAAGTGGAGGTCTTCCCAACCAAGAAGTCACCCTCGCTAACATAGCCAAACAACAAGGCTATGAGACGGCTCTTATAGGTATGCTGTAATTATCCACGGCGGTGGTAGTATTATGGTTTAACCCTGTTTTGGTTTCCTACAGGGAAATGGCACCTAGGACTAAACTGCAACACCAGTGAGGACCACTGCCACCACCCCGACGCCCACGGGTTCAATTATTTCTTCGGCATCACTTTGACCAACCTGCGGGACTGCATGTCTGGACAGGGTACCATTTTTCAGTTTAGGAAATATTTACCTTACAAGTCGCTGGCTGTCGTCTTCGTCACCGCAGTTGTACTCCACGGCAGTCGGATTCTAACCATTCGCAGAGGGCTGGTCCTCGGCCTGCTGTCCTTGGCGGTCCTTCTCGCAGGTCTGGTGGCGGGATTCCTCGCGGTCGTGCCGTACTTTAACTGCATTCTGCTGAGGGACCACGAGATTGCGGAGCAGCCTTTTACACACGAAAACCTCACGCAGAGGATGACTCGCGAGGCGGTGGATTTCATAGAGAGGTACACGTCGGGATTTCTGTGGACCGTGTTTTTAAAACAGGTTGTCTTCACtgctgtcttcttttttttctgcaggaatTCAGACAGGCCTTTCCTGCTTTATTTCCCTTTCATCCTAGTGCACACCGCCCTGTTCACGTCTGCAGAATTCAGAGGAACAAGCCGGCATGGCATCTACGGCGATGCCGTACACGAGGTGGACTGGAGTGTCGGTAGGAGTCAACCCAAGCACCCTTGTACTTGTAGAGGAAGGGGATAATGGTTCACAGActgcactgtgttttgtgtgtgtcctcaggtcAGATCATGCAGACGCTGGACAGGCTCGGCCTGAGAGACAACACTCTCCTTTACCTTACGTCAGACCAGGGGGCTCACCTGGAGGAAGTGTCGGCCAGTGGGGAGGTCCATGCAGGATGGAACGGAATATATAAAGGTACGGCATGAAAAAACATGGAAGCCAAGAATACAGCCTTGGGGAACTTCGCGTCCAAAACAAAGTAGCGCTTATAGCATATCAGGgtgttaggttcaaaccccaaacatttgtattacacaacctgtacaaaagagacacagagagttagatatcttttacttgcaaggagagtgaccccagagactgctcagttacaatctccaaACTCACTCTGAAACGGTCTCTGGCTCGCCTGCCTTTTATTGAATGTAGGAGTGCCCTATTTTTACAACATTGTTACTaaggggaaaagggaaacatCTTGTTCAGTATTTAAATCACTCTTTTCATATCTTCACTGACACCCTTCTCGAACCCGTGGTGTGCTTCCTTCTCGTTTCTTGGTAAAGTTGCTCCACTGCCCCCGCCGTGACTTGTCTACCAGCTATTTACATGCAAGCTGGCTACAGAAGATAATGCATGATACGACACGTCTACAGAAAATAAGGAACACTTTTataagaataaatgtataatactTAAACaagtaataagtaataaaataactccaacatttccctcctgtttatacatttattctatCAATTTATCCTTAGCATAACCACTTCTTTTGATTTTCAGTTATGTAATCATTTAGACCGTTTAAATGGTACACTCAGAGGTCAGTTGTAATCTTCTGGGTAAGGGAACAGATCTGGGAGCTGTTCCTCTGGATCGTCGTCGTCCACATCTGCTTCGGCCTCTTGTGTGTCATCAGCTGTGTTGTCATTTGCAGGGATTAATGCATACATTTGATCAACTTTAGCTTGAACAGGTCCAATTGCTGTTGTGATAATTCTGGCGCACAATACTCTAATACATGGAatacaacaacatccacataaggTGAGAATGGCTGCAAAAACAGCAATGGATAACAGTACTGACGTCATTAACGTTTTATATTTGCCAAATACATCACCAAATCTGTCCCACACGGTGGTGTCGACTCCAGAATGGTCCTTCATCTTTTGGTTCAGGGTACGCAATCCCTCCACTGCTTTTGTGaggctgccatcagctgctgtgttgttaggaataaaagTACAACACTGTTCCCCGAAAATGGTGCAGACACCACCTTCTTTTGCAAGAAGCATGTCTACAGCAATTCTGTTCTGGAAGGCCATAAGGGAGGTAGCCGACAATTGCTCATGGACAGCGGTGAGTGCTGCTTCAGTTTGATTTCCTAATCTCTGCACATTATAGTGGATGTAGTTGATTCTGTCTACGTTTTTATTAATAGTACACCACCAACACAATAGAGACTCAAATCCTGTAGCAACCTGATCAGCTAGTTTGTATTCATCTGGAACTCCTCTGGGAACTCCTATAGCATCAATATAGGTCGGATCAGCACTGATGCTTGcacttcttttcttcctgtACCAAGCATCATTCATCATTATGACAGTAAGTATAGTTGTGTGAACCAGCTAGAAGCTATAGTGGTAGTATTGCAAGGGTTATCCGTAGCTATATCATAAGCAGATGAGCTCTTTTTGACACTCTACTATTTAAGGAGTCTTCATACCATAATAGTAGAAAAACCAAGACCACACACAATCTTATGACGTCGTCCAAACTCCATATTGCCTGTAGGACTCTCCTATACACCCCACCAGACTTAGAGTACAATCTTCACCAGGGTTGAGACAGTTAAGATCTGTTATCAATAACTCCCTTTGTAACTGGCCTTTTAGTCTATGGGTGCCTATTGAGGTCCTCTAGCCTACTCAGGGAAGCAACTATCCTATGACGTCACAGAGGGTTGATAATTTAGAACTTTCTTACAGTGTGAGAGATGAATCCAGGTTGATCTTTCCGCTATTTTGAGCGCGGTGCCCGTGGTTAGCAGTACTTGGAATGGACCTTCCCACTTAGGTGAATGCCAATGTCTGCATTTGATGCTTCTAACTAGGACCCAATCACCTAGCGTGACGAGGTGTTCCTGTGAAGAGACAGATGATGAGTTTTCAGTTTCTTTGTTTGCTTCCTTCTGCCTGTGTTCAAACAGCTTCCGCATGTGATCTGCGAGTGTgacttcctctgctgtctcccATGTGTTATCAAAAAGAGGAAGTCTGTAAGGTTTACCATATATGGTCTCATATGGAGTTAAACCTGTTGTGCTAGTAATGTTAATGTGTAACTTCACTAGGTCTAGACACTGTGTCCATTGTCGTCCTGTCTCATCCAtagttttctttaatctgtttttaatagTTCCATTCATTCTTTCCACTAACCCTGCGCTTTGGGGATGGTACGCACAGTGATTTCTGAGGTTAATCTGGAAAGCCTGACCTATTTTAGTGATTACCTGGTTTACGAAATGTGAACGTTGTCACTATAAATGGTTTCTGGAATACCAAATCTAGGGATGATGTCTTTGCATAAAGCTTTAGCGACAGTTAGGGCGTCAGGTGTTTTAGTGGGAAACAACTCTATCCATTTGGAGAAAGCATCTATGAAACAGAATTTCTTCCCTTCACTCTGATTTAATTCAATGAAATCCATATGTATGCTTTGGAAAGGATATTGAGGTGTAGGGAATTTTCCTCGTCTTGGCCTGAGGTTTCCCTGTGGATTGTGTCGAGCACAAATTAAACATGCTCTACAAAAATTTTTTGAATAGGAAGTAAACCCATAGGTTGTATATGTCCTGTGTACCAGTCCTACCATCCCTCCTGTTGAGACATGAGTTGATCCATGGCTCAATATAGCCGCCCATTTATATAAGTTTTTTGGTAGgattggtttgttttcaggtcatACATAGatatcatttgtttgttttgctccaTTTTTTGTCCATATGGCTTTTTCAGCATCAGGCGATTGTTGCTGCATGTCTTTTAAAGTGTCGTGTGACATTTGGTCTTCTGAGaccacacagagcttcatttCTTTCAATGCAGCCGCTTTTGCTGTTTGGTCTGCAAAGTCATTTCCTTTAGAGACTGTATCAGTTCCCCGTGTGTGAGTGGGACATTTGCATATTGCAACTTGCTTTTTTGTTAGTGGCTTGGGTGCTTGTAGAattgcagcttttctctcctccagtattGTTCTCCCCCCTGTACATAACTGGTgtcctaaatattttactttttcctgacagaactgtagtttgcttttgtttactttatggccctcttgtgccaaatgttttaacaatgcAATCGTGTCCGTTTTAcagcctgcctctgtttctgacGCCACAAGAATGTCATCTACATAAGTAAGCAATTGACTCTTACTTGGAGGTTCAAAAGTGGAAAGACTAGAAGCAATTACTTGTGAATAAATAGTTGGACTTTCACAATAACCTTGAGGCAACctggtgtatgtgtatcttttTCCTTTGAAAGTAAATGCAAACCAGAATTGGCTATCTTTATGCACTGGTACCGAAAAGAATGCATTGCTTATGTctatcacagtaaaatatttagcttttggaTTCAGTGAATTTAATAGTGTATGTGGGTCTGCTACGCATGGAGACCTCTGAATTACTGCATTATTCACTGCTATCAAATCCTGAACCATCCTCCACCCTGTAGATGGAGGCGCCTTTTTCACTGGAAAAATAGGCGTGTTCACTGGGGAGTCTGCGCATTCTATCAATACACCTGCTTTCTTTAAATCCTCAATTACCGGTTCTATTCCTTCCATTGCATCAGGCTTTAAAGGATACTGTTTTATTCTAGGACGATGTTCTGTTTTGGGCCTGATTATTACCGGTTGTGCTCGTTTCACTAGTCCTACATCCGTGGGTCCTTGTGACCATAGTTCAGAGGGAACTTGTTTCAATAAATTCTCCTGCTCATCAGTGAAGAAAATGTATCACTTTTCAGTTTCAGCCAAATGTACTCCTGCTTGGACAGTCACAGTCCAGAATAATGCTTTTCTGGTCAGTTCAGTTGAATCACTATACCAGGTGTTTACACCTGTTGCTGTCCAATCACAAGCTTTCTCTCCTCTATTCACTAGCTGTCCGAGATCTCTCCatctagcatgtgtgtgtttacatagcgagatgtgcatgtggttccagtgttgtctgtacaaagttttaacttgatctggtacagtgactgcagctgcagcatttgctaTACCATCAGAATACAAgtatgtcactgtcactttagcAGGTGTGACTTTAtccattttatcttttttatctttacactctgtttttatttttacctgcaAAGCTTTTAATTCTGTGGTTTGTAATTTGCCTGAAAATCCATATTTTTCTACCCATATTTGTAATGGTTTTAACGCTTCTGGTTTCGTAATTTCGAATATTTTCCAATCTTTATTTTGCATTCCTTCAAGAAATTTGCTTTGTTCTTTacccatgtttaaatgtgttttagatCCAGTGGGTGTCAATA
This region of Parambassis ranga chromosome 2, fParRan2.1, whole genome shotgun sequence genomic DNA includes:
- the sts gene encoding steryl-sulfatase isoform X1, with the protein product MNKKTANLTYRKCVCSDNMKSTNLPSSLPPPPPLLLLLLLLDMSHVSLQESRKPNFVLMMVDDLGIGDLGCYGNKTLRTPNIDQMALEGVKLTQHIAAASVCSPSRAAFLTGRYPIRSGVVGTSQLVVFIFNGASGGLPNQEVTLANIAKQQGYETALIGKWHLGLNCNTSEDHCHHPDAHGFNYFFGITLTNLRDCMSGQGTIFQFRKYLPYKSLAVVFVTAVVLHGSRILTIRRGLVLGLLSLAVLLAGLVAGFLAVVPYFNCILLRDHEIAEQPFTHENLTQRMTREAVDFIERNSDRPFLLYFPFILVHTALFTSAEFRGTSRHGIYGDAVHEVDWSVGQIMQTLDRLGLRDNTLLYLTSDQGAHLEEVSASGEVHAGWNGIYKAGKGTNWEGGIRVPGVLSWPGKIPAGIQIDEPTSNMDLFPTVVKLSGGSVPQDRKIDGHDLMDLLQGRVDKSNHEFLFHYCNAEISAVRWHPRDSNSVWKAFYFTPNFYPKDQQACFHTHLCFCTPSYVTYHDPPLLFDLSRDPSETTVLTPETEPAFRSILATMEEATEKHRRSVKPMEHQLSLGNYIWKPWLQPCCSTFSQLCQCQKDQ
- the sts gene encoding steryl-sulfatase isoform X2, translated to MKSTNLPSSLPPPPPLLLLLLLLDMSHVSLQESRKPNFVLMMVDDLGIGDLGCYGNKTLRTPNIDQMALEGVKLTQHIAAASVCSPSRAAFLTGRYPIRSGVVGTSQLVVFIFNGASGGLPNQEVTLANIAKQQGYETALIGKWHLGLNCNTSEDHCHHPDAHGFNYFFGITLTNLRDCMSGQGTIFQFRKYLPYKSLAVVFVTAVVLHGSRILTIRRGLVLGLLSLAVLLAGLVAGFLAVVPYFNCILLRDHEIAEQPFTHENLTQRMTREAVDFIERNSDRPFLLYFPFILVHTALFTSAEFRGTSRHGIYGDAVHEVDWSVGQIMQTLDRLGLRDNTLLYLTSDQGAHLEEVSASGEVHAGWNGIYKAGKGTNWEGGIRVPGVLSWPGKIPAGIQIDEPTSNMDLFPTVVKLSGGSVPQDRKIDGHDLMDLLQGRVDKSNHEFLFHYCNAEISAVRWHPRDSNSVWKAFYFTPNFYPKDQQACFHTHLCFCTPSYVTYHDPPLLFDLSRDPSETTVLTPETEPAFRSILATMEEATEKHRRSVKPMEHQLSLGNYIWKPWLQPCCSTFSQLCQCQKDQ